In Bubalus kerabau isolate K-KA32 ecotype Philippines breed swamp buffalo chromosome 4, PCC_UOA_SB_1v2, whole genome shotgun sequence, one DNA window encodes the following:
- the MIEN1 gene encoding migration and invasion enhancer 1 isoform X1, giving the protein MSGDTGTTSVAPPPGETEPGHGVRIVVEYCEPCGFEATYLELASAVKEQYPGIEIESRLGGTGAFEIEINGQLVFSKLENGGFPYEKDLIEAIRRASNGEPLEKITNSRPPCVIL; this is encoded by the exons ATGAGCGGAGATACAGGGACGACGTCCGTAGCGCCCCCTCCCGGGGAGACCGAACCGGGCCATGGGGTCCGCATTGTGGTTGAGTATTG CGAACCCTGCGGCTTCGAGGCGACCTACCTGGAGCTGGCGAGTGCCGTGAAGGAGCAGTATCCAGGCATCGAGATCGAGTCGCGCCTGGGGGGCACAG GGGCCTTTGAGATTGAAATCAATGGACAGCTGGTGTTCTCCAAGCTGGAGAATGGGGGCTTTCCTTATGAGAAAGAT CTCATTGAGGCCATCCGAAGAGCCAGTAACGGAGAACCCCTCGAAAAGATCACCAACAGCCGCCCTCCTTGTGTCATCCTGTGA
- the MIEN1 gene encoding migration and invasion enhancer 1 isoform X2, whose amino-acid sequence MSGDTGTTSVAPPPGETEPGHGVRIVVEYCEPCGFEATYLELASAVKEQYPGIEIESRLGGTGDTASHSTSLPSSSLRPSEEPVTENPSKRSPTAALLVSSCDWM is encoded by the exons ATGAGCGGAGATACAGGGACGACGTCCGTAGCGCCCCCTCCCGGGGAGACCGAACCGGGCCATGGGGTCCGCATTGTGGTTGAGTATTG CGAACCCTGCGGCTTCGAGGCGACCTACCTGGAGCTGGCGAGTGCCGTGAAGGAGCAGTATCCAGGCATCGAGATCGAGTCGCGCCTGGGGGGCACAG GGGACACAGCATCCCATTCCACATCTCTGCCCTCTAGCTCATTGAGGCCATCCGAAGAGCCAGTAACGGAGAACCCCTCGAAAAGATCACCAACAGCCGCCCTCCTTGTGTCATCCTGTGACTGGATGTGA
- the ERBB2 gene encoding receptor tyrosine-protein kinase erbB-2, with protein sequence MELAAWCRWGLLLALLPPGAAGTQVCTGTDMKLRLPASPETHLDMLRHLYQGCQVVQGNLELTYLPADASLSFLQEIQEVQGYVLIAHNRVSQVPLQRLRIVRGTQLFEERYALAVLDNGDFLESAAPAAGTAPGGLQELQLRSLTEILKGGVLIQRNPQLCHQDTILWEDIFHKNNQLPLKQIDTNRSRACAPCSPVCKAPNCWGESSEDCQSLTRTVCASGCARCKGPQPTDCCHEQCAAGCTGPKHSDCLACLHFNHSGICELHCPALVTYNTDTFESMPNPEGRYTFGASCVTACPYNYLSTDVGSCTLVCPLNNQEVTAEDGTQRCEKCSKPCAPVCYGLGMEHLREVRAVTSANIQEFAGCKKIFGSLAFLPESFAGDPDSNIAPLQAEQLKVFESLEEITGYLYISAWPDSLPDLSVFQNLRVIRGRVLHDGAYSLTLQGLGISWLGLRSLRELGSGLALIHRNARLCFVHTVPWDQLFQNPHQALLHSANRPEDECVGEGLACYPLCAQGHCWGPGPTQCVNCSQFLRGQECVEECRVLQGLPREYVKDRYCLPCHPECHPQNGSVTCFGSEADQCVACAHYKDLPFCVARCPSGVKPDLSFMPIWKFPDEEGICQPCPINCTHSCVDLDDKGCPAEQRASPVTSIIAAVVGVLLVVLVGLVFGILIKRRRQKIRKYTMRRLLQETELVEPLTPSGAMPNQAQMRILKETELRKVKVLGSGAFGTVYKGIWIPDGENVKIPVAIKVLRENTSPKANKEILDEAYVMAGVGSPYVSRLLGICLTSTVQLVTQLMPYGCLLDHVREHRGRLGSQDLLNWCVQIAKGMSYLEDVRLVHRDLAARNVLVKSPNHVKITDFGLARLLDIDETEYHADGGKVPIKWMALESILRRRFTHQSDVWSYGVTVWELMTFGAKPYDGIPAREIPDLLEKGERLPQPPICTIDVYMIMVKCWMIDSECRPRFRELVAEFSRMARDPQRFVVIQNEDMGPASPLDSTFYRSLLEDDDMGDLVDAEEYLVPQQGFFCPDPAPGAAGTAHRRHRSTSTRSGGGELTLGLEPSEEEPPRSPLAPSEGAGSDVFDGDLGMGAAKGLQPLPQHDSSPLQRYSEDPTVPLSPEADGYVAPLTCSPQPEYVNQPEVHPQPPSPLEGPLPPPRPAGSTLERPKTLSPGKNGVVKDVFAFGAAVENPEYLAPRGRAAPQSHSSPAFSPAFDNLYYWDQDPSERGTPPSTFEETPTAENPEYLGLDMPV encoded by the exons ATGGAGCTGGCGGCCTGGTGCCGCTGGGGGCTCCTCCTCGCCCTCCTGCCCCCCGGAGCCGCGGGCACCCAAG TGTGCACCGGCACAGACATGAAGCTGCGGCTACCGGCCAGTCCCGAGACCCACCTGGACATGCTGCGCCACCTCTACCAAGGCTGTCAGGTGGTGCAGGGTAACCTGGAGCTCACCTACCTGCCTGCTGATGCCAGCCTCTCCTTCCTGCAG GAAATCCAGGAGGTGCAGGGCTATGTGCTCATCGCTCACAATCGAGTGAGTCAGGTCCCACTGCAGAGACTGCGAATTGTGCGAGGCACCCAGCTTTTTGAGGAACGCTACGCCCTGGCCGTGCTGGACAATGGAGACTTTCTGGAAAGTGCTGCCCCTGCTGCAGGCACAGCCCCAGGAGGGCTGCAGGAGCTGCAGCTGCGAAGCCTCACAG AGATCCTCAAGGGAGGGGTCTTGATCCAGCGGaacccccagctctgccaccaggACACGATTTTGTGGGAGGATATCTTCCACAAGAACAACCAGCTGCCCCTCAAGCAGATAGACACCAACCGCTCACGGGCCT gcgcaccttgttctccagtttgtaaAGCTCCCAACTGCTGGGGAGAAAGTTCTGAGGACTGTCAGAGCT TGACGCGGACCGTCTGTGCCAGTGGCTGTGCCCGCTGTAAGGGCCCACAGCCCACCGACTGCTGCCATGAGCAGTGCGCTGCTGGCTGTACTGGCCCCAAGCACTCTGACTGCCTG GCCTGCCTCCACTTCAACCACAGCGGCATCTGCGAGCTGCACTGCCCAGCTCTGGTCACCTACAACACGGACACCTTCGAGTCCATGCCCAACCCCGAGGGGCGTTATACCTTCGGTGCCAGCTGTGTGACGGCCTGTCCTT acaactacctGTCTACGGATGTGGGATCCTGCACCCTGGTTTGTCCCCTGAACAACCAAGAGGTGACAGCTGAGGATGGAACCCAGAGGTGTGAGAAATGCAGCAAGCCCTGTGCCCCAG tgTGCTATGGTCTGGGCATGGAACACCTGCGGGAGGTGAGGGCGGTCACCAGTGCCAACATCCAGGAGTTTGCTGGCTGCAAGAAGATTTTTGGGAGCCTGGCGTTTCTGCCAGAGAGCTTTGCAGG GGACCCAGACTCTAACATCGCCCCGCTGCAGGCTGAGCAGCTCAAAGTGTTTGAGTCTCTGGAGGAGATCACAG GTTACCTGTACATCTCAGCGTGGCCAGACAGCCTGCCTGACCTCAGCGTCTTCCAGAACCTGCGAGTAATCCGGGGACGAGTTCTGCATGA TGGTGCCTACTCGCTGACCCTGCAAGGGCTGGGCATCAGCTGGCTGGGGCTGCGCTCCCTGAGGGAACTGGGCAGCGGGCTGGCTCTCATCCACCGCAACGCCCGCCTCTGCTTCGTACACACGGTGCCCTGGGACCAGCTCTTCCAGAacccccaccaggctctgctccaCAGCGCCAACAGGCCAGAGGATGAGTGCG tgggcgAGGGCCTGGCGTGCTACCCACTGTGCGCCCAAGGGCACTGCTGGGGTCCCGGGCCCACCCAGTGCGTCAACTGCAGCCAGTTCCTTCGGGGCCAGGAATGCGTGGAGGAATGCCGAGTACTGCAGGG GCTCCCCCGGGAGTACGTGAAGGACAGGTACTGTCTGCCGTGCCACCCCGAGTGTCATCCCCAGAATGGCTCAGTGACCTGCTTTGGCTCG GAGGCTGACCAATGTGTGGCTTGTGCCCACTACAAGGATCTTCCTTTCTGCGTGGCTCGCTGCCCCAGTGGTGTGAAGCCTGACCTCTCCTTCATGCCCATCTGGAAGTTTCCAGATGAGGAGGGCATATGCCAGCCATGCCCCATCAACTGCACCCACTC ctGTGTGGACTTGGATGACAAGGGCTGCCCCGCCGAGCAGAGAGCCAG CCCTGTGACATCCATCATTGCCGCTGTGGTGGGCGTTCTGCTGGTTGTCCTTGTGGGGCTGGTGTTCGGCATCCTCATTAAGCGAAGGCGGCAGAAGATCCGGAAGTACACGATGCGGAGGCTGCTGCAGGAGACGGAG CTGGTGGAGCCCCTGACGCCCAGCGGAGCGATGCCCAATCAGGCTCAGATGCGGATCTTAAAAGAGACAGAGCTGAGGAAGGTGAAGGTGCTAGGATCTGGAGCTTTTGGCACCGTCTACAAG GGCATCTGGATCCCCgatggggaaaatgtgaaaaTCCCCGTGGCCATCAAGGTGTTGAGGGAAAACACATCTCCCAAAGCCAACAAGGAAATCTTGGAC GAAGCATATGTGATGGCTGGTGTAGGCTCCCCATATGTGTCCCGCCTCCTGGGCATCTGCCTGACATCCACAGTGCAGCTGGTGACACAGCTTATGCCCTATGGCTGCCTCCTAGACCACGTTCGAGAACACCGTGGGCGCCTGGGCTCCCAGGACCTGCTGAACTGGTGTGTGCAGATTGCCAAG GGGATGAGCTACTTGGAGGATGTGCGGCTCGTGCATAGGGACCTGGCCGCCCGGAACGTGCTGGTCAAGAGTCCCAACCATGTGAAGATTACAGACTTCGGGCTAGCTCGGCTGCTAGACATTGACGAGACAGAGTACCACGCGGATGGGGGCAAG GTGCCCATCAAGTGGATGGCATTGGAGTCCATCCTCCGGCGGCGGTTCACCCACCAGAGTGACGTGTGGAGCTATG GTGTGACTGTGTGGGAGCTGATGACTTTTGGGGCCAAACCTTATGATGGGATCCCAGCCCGGGAGATTCctgacctgctggagaagggagaacGGCTGCCCCAGCCCCCCATCTGCACCATTGATGTCTACATGATCATGGTCAAAT GTTGGATGATTGACTCTGAATGTCGGCCGAGGTTCCGGGAGTTAGTGGCTGAATTCTCCCGCATGGCCAGGGACCCCCAGCGCTTTGTGGTCATCCAG aatGAAGACATGGGCCCTGCTAGCCCCCTGGATAGCACCTTCTACCGCTCGCTGCTGGAGGATGACGACATGGGCGACCTGGTGGATGCGGAGGAGTACCTGGTGCCCCAGCAGGGCTTCTTCTGCCCAGACCCTGCCCCGGGTGCTGCAGGCACAGCCCATCGCAGGCACCGCAGCACATCCACCAGG AGTGGCGGTGGTGAGCTGACACTGGGGCTGGAGCCCTCTGAGGAGGAGCCTCCCAGATCTCCGCTGGCACCTTCCGAAGGGGCAGGCTCTGATGTGTTTGATGGCGACTTGGGAATGGGGGCGGCCAAGGGgctgcagcccctcccccaacATGACTCTAGTCCTCTACAGCGGTACAGCGAGGACCCCACAGTACCCCTTTCTCCCGAGGCTGATGGCTACGTTGCCCCCTTGACCTGCAGCCCCCAGCCGG AATATGTGAACCAGCCAGAGGTTCACCCACAGCCCCCCTCGCCCCTAGAGggtcctctgccacctcctcgaCCTGCCGGTTCCACTCTGGAAAGGCCCAAGACGCTCTCCCCTGGGAAGAATGGGGTTGTCAAAGACGTTTTTGCCTTTGGGGCTGCCGTGGAGAACCCTGAGTACTTGGCACCCCGGGGCAGGGCTGCCCCTCAGTCCCACTCTTCTCCAGCCTTCAGCCCAGCCTTTGACAACCTCTATTATTGGGACCAGGACCCATCAGAGCGGGGCACTCCACCCAGCACCTTTGAAGAGACCCCTACGGCAGAGAACCCTGAGTACCTGGGTCTGGACATGCCAGTATGA